A portion of the Thermodesulfobacteriota bacterium genome contains these proteins:
- a CDS encoding acetyl-CoA C-acyltransferase yields MRELNDVVFVSAVRTPMGKFGGTLKDLKVYDIASFPIREALKRANVAGEEVEDAIVGSCRQAGNFVNPGRTAALKGGCGPQTPGVTINKACPAGMKAVSLATQLIQVGQAEVVLCGGMESMSTIPHLVKGYRWQGFRMGPVTLEDGWTDSHDPVADLSMGLTAENLVEKYQLTRAEMDEFAAASHQKAEAAQKNGWFDAEITPVVIPGGKKAPDVVFDKDESIRYGATAEQMAKLPGAFKKDGLVTAGNACGLTDGAAFLVAMTREQAARRGVKPLFSVASYTQTAVDGTVMGEGPGVAIPRALERAGMALADMDLIEVNEAFAAQILANERMLGWDRAKLNVHGGAIALGHPTGCSGARILVTLYHALKGLDKELGVASICGGGGSTMAMIIRRES; encoded by the coding sequence GTGAGAGAGCTCAACGATGTGGTCTTCGTCAGCGCCGTTCGCACCCCCATGGGCAAGTTCGGGGGGACCCTGAAGGACTTGAAGGTCTACGACATCGCCTCGTTTCCCATCCGCGAGGCCCTCAAGCGGGCCAACGTGGCCGGCGAGGAGGTGGAGGACGCCATCGTCGGCTCGTGCCGCCAGGCGGGGAACTTCGTGAACCCGGGTCGCACGGCGGCCCTCAAGGGGGGGTGCGGTCCCCAGACCCCGGGCGTGACCATCAACAAGGCCTGTCCCGCGGGCATGAAGGCCGTGAGCCTCGCCACCCAGCTCATCCAGGTGGGCCAGGCCGAGGTGGTGCTGTGCGGGGGCATGGAGAGCATGTCCACCATCCCCCACCTGGTGAAGGGGTACCGGTGGCAGGGCTTCCGCATGGGGCCGGTGACCCTGGAGGACGGCTGGACCGACTCCCACGATCCGGTTGCCGACCTCTCCATGGGGCTGACCGCCGAGAACCTGGTAGAGAAGTACCAGCTCACCCGGGCGGAGATGGACGAGTTCGCTGCCGCAAGCCACCAGAAGGCCGAGGCCGCCCAGAAGAACGGGTGGTTCGACGCCGAGATCACCCCCGTGGTGATCCCCGGGGGAAAGAAGGCCCCCGACGTGGTCTTCGACAAGGACGAGTCCATCCGCTACGGAGCCACCGCCGAGCAAATGGCCAAGCTCCCCGGGGCCTTCAAGAAGGACGGCCTCGTCACTGCGGGCAACGCCTGCGGGCTCACCGACGGCGCGGCGTTCCTCGTGGCCATGACCCGCGAGCAGGCGGCCCGCCGGGGGGTCAAGCCGCTCTTCTCCGTGGCCTCTTACACCCAGACCGCCGTGGACGGCACGGTCATGGGCGAGGGCCCCGGCGTGGCCATTCCCCGGGCGCTGGAGCGGGCCGGGATGGCCCTTGCGGACATGGACCTCATCGAGGTCAACGAGGCCTTTGCCGCCCAGATCCTGGCCAACGAGCGCATGCTCGGGTGGGACCGGGCAAAGCTCAACGTGCACGGGGGCGCCATCGCGCTGGGCCACCCCACCGGGTGCTCCGGGGCGCGCATCCTCGTGACCCTTTACCACGCCCTCAAGGGTCTGGACAAAGAGCTGGGCGTCGCCTCCATCTGCGGCGGGGGCGGCTCCACCATGGCGATGATCATTCGGCGTGAAAGCTGA
- a CDS encoding GNAT family N-acetyltransferase, with amino-acid sequence MGVEAVVRVMRPQDLGAVAAIDEKITGSARPEYYRYRIEVSTQFGAQLNASLVAEVDGAVVGFLMGTLFFGEFGIPETSAVVDTLGVEPAFQDHGLGSALFDQFRANMKVAKVEKIYTIVDWKEFGLLKFFGNMGFVPSRRLSLECPVL; translated from the coding sequence ATGGGCGTAGAGGCCGTCGTTCGGGTGATGAGGCCCCAGGACCTGGGGGCCGTCGCCGCCATTGACGAGAAGATCACCGGCAGCGCACGGCCCGAGTACTACCGCTACCGGATCGAGGTCTCGACCCAGTTTGGCGCCCAGCTCAACGCGTCGCTCGTGGCCGAGGTGGACGGCGCGGTCGTGGGGTTCCTGATGGGGACGCTGTTCTTCGGGGAGTTCGGGATTCCCGAGACCTCGGCCGTGGTGGACACCCTGGGGGTGGAACCGGCCTTCCAGGACCACGGCCTGGGCAGTGCGCTCTTCGACCAGTTCCGGGCCAACATGAAGGTGGCCAAGGTGGAGAAGATCTACACCATCGTGGACTGGAAGGAGTTCGGGTTGCTCAAGTTCTTCGGGAACATGGGCTTCGTACCCAGCCGGCGCCTGAGTCTCGAGTGCCCGGTGCTCTAA
- a CDS encoding 4Fe-4S dicluster domain-containing protein: protein MIAHYGYRDARGEFYVTIDAGRCAGCGERPCMAACPRGLFREEEDPYGETVVAIREDVRRRLEAECSECKPTRGRGPLPCVAACLFDAVSHSW, encoded by the coding sequence GTGATCGCCCATTACGGCTACCGGGACGCCCGGGGGGAGTTCTATGTCACCATCGACGCGGGGCGCTGTGCCGGCTGCGGGGAGCGGCCCTGCATGGCGGCCTGCCCCCGGGGCCTCTTCCGGGAGGAAGAGGATCCCTACGGCGAGACGGTCGTGGCGATCCGGGAGGACGTACGCCGAAGGCTCGAAGCCGAGTGCTCCGAGTGCAAGCCCACCCGGGGACGAGGACCCCTCCCCTGCGTGGCGGCGTGCCTCTTTGACGCGGTCTCCCACAGCTGGTAG
- the bzdQ gene encoding benzoyl-CoA reductase, bzd-type, subunit Q, whose amino-acid sequence MSEPTREFWRWKEESWTDPDRTWQDARVITQGIDVGSVSSQSVVCLDAELYAYNTVRTGGNSPESAQRAMQGLFEKTGLKLDDIHFTVGTGYGRVNIPFADKAITEIACHGLGAHYMGGAGVRTILDMGGQDCKAIHIDERGKVTNFLMNDKCAAGTGRGMEVIADLLEVPIEELGPRSFDIDEEPPPVSDVCVVFAKSEAMARLKDGWTKNKVIAAYCRAMAERVAALLERIGVEPEFFVTGGISKNAGVVRRIEEILGVESRKTAFDTQIAGALGAALFAHTLHVKK is encoded by the coding sequence ATGAGCGAACCGACGCGGGAGTTCTGGAGGTGGAAGGAGGAGTCCTGGACCGACCCCGACCGGACCTGGCAGGACGCGCGCGTCATCACCCAGGGGATCGACGTGGGCAGCGTGAGCTCCCAGTCGGTGGTGTGCCTGGACGCAGAACTCTACGCCTACAACACGGTGCGTACCGGCGGCAACTCGCCCGAGTCTGCCCAGCGGGCGATGCAGGGGCTCTTCGAGAAGACCGGCCTGAAGCTCGACGACATCCACTTCACCGTCGGCACCGGGTACGGCAGAGTGAACATCCCGTTTGCCGACAAGGCCATCACCGAGATCGCCTGTCACGGGCTGGGCGCCCACTACATGGGCGGGGCGGGCGTGCGGACGATCCTCGACATGGGGGGCCAGGACTGCAAGGCGATCCACATCGACGAGCGGGGCAAGGTCACCAACTTTCTCATGAACGACAAGTGCGCGGCCGGCACGGGCCGGGGCATGGAGGTGATCGCCGATCTGCTGGAGGTGCCCATCGAGGAGCTCGGCCCCCGGTCCTTCGACATCGACGAGGAGCCGCCCCCGGTCTCGGACGTGTGCGTGGTCTTCGCCAAGAGCGAGGCCATGGCCCGGCTCAAGGACGGCTGGACCAAGAACAAGGTCATCGCGGCCTACTGCCGCGCCATGGCCGAGCGGGTCGCCGCGCTCCTGGAGCGGATCGGCGTGGAGCCGGAGTTCTTCGTCACCGGGGGGATCTCCAAGAATGCCGGAGTGGTCCGCCGCATCGAGGAGATCCTCGGAGTGGAGAGCCGGAAGACCGCCTTCGATACCCAGATTGCCGGCGCCCTGGGCGCCGCCCTCTTCGCCCACACGCTGCACGTGAAGAAGTGA
- a CDS encoding acyl-CoA dehydratase activase, whose protein sequence is MVTSGVDVGNKSIKVVVLADGAVAARAAGPAGFEPNVVAGELLAGALKQAGLKRADLVHVTATGGGRNLLAFADSTVTDVTATARGANLLCPGVTTVVEVGAEESRGIKTDGRGRVVDSAVNDKCAAGSGAFTESMARALGMTLKEFGEKSLESSARISMNAQCTVFAESEVVSLIHSGADRRDIARAVHDAIANRVASMVRRVKIEGEVALLGGLAYNPGFVRCLREHLDVETIRIPEHPEFAAALGAAAVAAERSA, encoded by the coding sequence ATGGTCACTTCCGGCGTCGACGTGGGGAACAAGAGCATCAAGGTCGTGGTGCTGGCAGACGGCGCGGTCGCCGCACGGGCGGCGGGACCGGCGGGCTTCGAGCCCAACGTGGTCGCTGGGGAGTTGCTGGCCGGCGCCCTGAAGCAGGCGGGGCTGAAGCGGGCAGACCTGGTGCACGTGACGGCCACCGGGGGCGGGCGCAACCTGCTGGCCTTCGCGGACTCCACGGTGACCGACGTCACCGCGACGGCCCGGGGCGCGAACCTTCTGTGCCCCGGCGTGACAACCGTGGTGGAGGTGGGGGCCGAGGAGAGCCGGGGCATCAAGACCGATGGCCGGGGCAGGGTGGTGGACTCGGCGGTCAACGACAAGTGCGCCGCCGGCTCGGGGGCGTTTACCGAGTCAATGGCCCGGGCTCTAGGCATGACGCTCAAGGAGTTCGGCGAGAAGAGCCTGGAGAGCTCGGCGCGGATCTCCATGAACGCCCAATGCACGGTGTTCGCCGAGAGCGAGGTCGTCTCCCTCATCCACTCGGGCGCGGACCGCAGGGACATCGCCCGGGCGGTCCACGACGCCATCGCCAACCGCGTCGCCTCCATGGTGCGCCGGGTCAAGATCGAGGGCGAGGTGGCCCTCCTGGGCGGCCTGGCCTACAACCCGGGGTTCGTGCGCTGCCTGCGGGAACACCTGGACGTGGAGACCATCCGGATTCCAGAGCACCCGGAGTTCGCGGCGGCGCTGGGCGCGGCCGCCGTCGCAGCCGAGCGTTCCGCCTGA